In Candidatus Dadabacteria bacterium, the DNA window GTGGCCGAGGCCATCGGGGATGACTGGATCATCAACGACGGCGGCGGGACGACCATCTACGTCAATGACGTGAAGCTCCATGACGCTGATACGGGCGTGACCGACCGTGCGGCTCCCAACGGGGCGCGAAACGTCAGGATCAAGGCGGATGGAGTGAGAGTGACCGATCGCACCACCGATCCCTGGACCATTTCCGAGCGGGCCGTCGGCGTTATCGCGGACCGGGATTTTTCGGCGGCGGATGTCGAGGAGCCCACTCCGCCCACTCCGCCCACTCCGCCCACTCCGCCCACTCCGCCTACTCCGCCCACTCCGCCTACTCCGCCCACTCCGCCTACTCCGCCCACTCCGCCCACGTGCCCGGAAGGACAGGTCGGAACACCGCCCAACTGCACCGAGCTGCCGCCACCCGTGTTCATCGAAGAATACGCCCCTCGCGCCGCTGTCTATGAGGCCCTGCCCGGCTTTCTGTTCAGGCTCGGCGCCTGGGGGGTGGAGGATGAGCCTATCGCGTGGGCTGATTCGCCCGTGTGGGCGCGCGTCACGGGCGGGCGGGGATCGTACACGCCCGAGCGTGCGAGCGTGGGCGCCGGGTTCGATTTCGAGCGCTTCTCCGCGGAAGCGGGCTTGGACCTCTCGCTCGGCGAGAACGCCAAAGGCTCGGTATCGGTGCGCGGCGTCCGGGGTTCTGCGGATGTGACATCATCCATCGGAGGCGGGGAGATCGAGGCCGAAGGATTCGGAGTGGCGTTAGGCGCTTCCGTAATCGGGCCGAACGCCTATTACGCGAGGGGTCGCTTCTCGCTGACGAAATACGCTCTGGATCTCGCGTCGAGCACGCTGGGCCTGCTGAAGGATGGCGTCGACGCACTCGGCCGCTTCCTGGACTTTGAAGCTGGCAGGCGCATCGTAGTGAGCGAGAAGATAAAGCCGGTGTTGCGTGCTTGGGTGACACGCTCGGCGTTCGACATGGACGCCTTCACCGACTCGGTGGATACCCGCGTCTCCTTGGACGACATGTCCCGCCTCACGGGCGGATTGGGAGTGACCGTTGAGACGGCGCGCACCGCGGAGAATGGAAAACTCTCCCTGCGTGGATCGCTGGGTGTGGAGAGGGTCTTCAGCGGAGCGCGGACGAGCGTCGACGTTTCGGGAGAGAGGCTCTCTTCCCGATCGGCCGAGACACTCCTGCTGCTGGGTCTGGGCGGAACCTACCGCCAAGACCGCTTCTCGCTGATGACGGATATCTCGGCCACCGGCCTTGGTTCGGGCGATACGCAGTATTCCGGGCAGATCACGTTCGGTATCAATTTCTAGGCACGGACCGGAGACAGACAGGCGGCTGCCCAAGTACTTTGTAGCGACGCCCCTGAGCTTGCTCATAAAGTGTTTGAGCCGGGACTTCCCGTCTGCCTTCTCTACGGCCTGCGCACCGCCGGGCGGACGAGGTTCACCCGTGGCGACGGTGCCGGGACGGGCATCCCCCGTCAAACCATCCGAGAACGAGGAACTTGTCATGCGAAGCCTTCTGACTACCGCCTGTCGCCGCGTAATCGCGGCTGGACGCTCCTGAACTTTGCGGGACTTCACCACCGTAGCCGGTGAATGTCATCCAACGTAGCCAACTTGACGATGCTGCAGAGACAAGCTGGTTCCGTACTTGCGAGTGGATTTCGGGGGTCATAACGGGGTGAGATTTCCGGTTTCTGGAGCAAACCTGCCGGTTTTCAAGGACGAGGGTTTTTATGGAAATTGCGGGGTGAAAAGTTTTTGCCCCTTCCCAAAACCCCTGACCTATATGCCTGTAGTCAGCAACGCAAGTGCTTCGCTTAGAGGCGTAATTGCTTTATAAGCCGTTTTTAGTAGACTATAATCTCCTTTATAGAATAATCCGGTGGTAGCCAATGAAATCTACGCGAATAAAAATAAGCATAAGTCAGGACGGTTCGCTTTCCAAAGAATCCGTTGAAACTGCTGGTTTCGAGTTTCCGGTCATTCCAAGAAAACTTCTTAAGTCCATGGGATTTGAAAAGGTGGATGATACGACTTACGTGGGCATCGTGTCCGTTTTTCTGAATCTTCTGGATAAGGAGCAGGAGATAGAGATTGAACTGGGGGTCGAGGCCTCCGACGCGAGGAAGAAAATCCTTGACCTTTTCGCCAAGGGTTTTCAAGGCATGAGCGGAAGCGAGCCCCCTAGCGATAAGGGAAAAGCGAAACCCGCCCTCAGGACAAGAAAACCCAGAGCAAGGAAGGTTGCCGCCACAAAGAAGGCCGGCTAGCTGCTATGCAGGATTTTGTTTTTGAAGAAGCGCTTACCTTTGACGATGTAATACTCTCCCCCGGCTACTCCGAAGTTCTTCCGAGCGAAGTTGATGTCTCGGTACCCCTTACAAAGCGTATAACCCTCAACATCCCCGTACTGAGCGCGGCCATGGATACCGTAACCGAGTTTCGGACGTCGATTGCCATGGCGCAGGAAGGCGGTATAGGAATAATCCACAGGAATCTCTCCATCCCTGCACAGGCGGGCGAGGTTGAGAGGGTGAAGAAATACGAAAGCGGGATGATAGTGAATCCCCTGACCGTGCGTCCGGGAACCCGGGTCAGAGAAGCGCTTGAGATAATGATTGAAAACGATATCTCAGGTCTTCCCGTCGTAAAGCCCGACAACACCCTTCACGGAATAATCACCAACAGGGACATAAGGTTCGAAAGGAACATGGACCTTAAAATCGACAAGGTCATGACTCCCAGAAAGAACCTTGTCACCGTAAAGGAAGGCACCACTCTTCTCGAAGCCAAGGAGCTTCTTCACAAGTTCAAGATAGAGAAGCTTCCCGTGGTCGACGACGGCTTCAAGCTCCGCGGCCTTATAACCATGAAGGACATAGAAAAAATAGAGAAGTTTCCCAAGGCGTCCAAGGACGCGATGGGAAGGCTTCTCGTGGGAGCCGCGGTCGGGGTCGACAAGCACAGTCAGGAGCGGGTGGATGAGCTTGTCGCGTCGGGCTGTGATGTAATAGTGGTGGATACTGCCCACGGACACTCGAAAAGGGTGCTTGATAACTTGACCTGGATAAGAAAGAAATACCCCGACATAGATCTTGTGGCCGGAAACATAGCCACCTCCGAAGCGGCCGAGGATCTTATAAAAGCGGGCGCGGATTGTCTTAAGGTTGGCGTCGGTCCGGGGTCGATATGCACGACGCGCGTTATAGCCGGCATAGGAGTGCCGCAGATAACCGCCATAACAAAGGTGTGTTCCGTAGCGAAAGAGCACGATATACCCGTAATAGCCGACGGGGGAATAAAGTACTCGGGGGATATAACCAAGGCGCTTGCTGCCGGTGCGAATTCCGTCATGATAGGAAATCTGCTCGCCGGGTCGGACGAGGCTCCCGGGGAAGTTGTTCTCTACCAGGGCAGAACCTACAAGGTGTACCGTGGCATGGGTTCGATTGAGGCCATGAGGGCCGGGAGCAGGGACCGCTACGCTCAGGACGATGAGATGATGGAGGAGGCTAAACTTGTTCCCGAAGGAATAGAGGGAAGGGTTCCTTACAGGGGCAACATAGGAGCCATAATTTACCAGCTGGTCGGCGGGCTTCGTGCGGGAATGGGCTACACGGGTTCCGCGACGGTGAGGGAACTTCAGGAAAGGGCGAAGTTCGTAAAGCTTACCAACGCCGGGCTTCGGGAAAGTCACGTTCACGATATCGTAATTACCAAGGAGTCTCCCAACTACAGGATCGGGTGATAACGGTTTTCTTGTCTCGTAAACTAATTCTCAAGAAGAGCGGTTTACCCTTCAGGGCTCTTTGAATTTCGCCGTAGCGGGAGAGACGGCCATAAAATGCGGGAAAAAGTTCTGGTTCTTGATTTCGGTTCCCAGTATACGCAGCTTATCGCTAGGCGCACCAGGGAACTCGGGGTCTACTCCGAGATAAAACCCTGCAGCACTACCGCGGACGAAATAAGGAAAGACCCTCCCGGGGCTGTGATACTTTCCGGAGGTCCTTCAAGCGTCTGGGAGGACGGTTCTCCCAGGGTGGAGGAGGAAATACTATCTCTGGGAATACCGGTTCTTGGCATCTGTTACGGACTTCAGGTGCTTGTTTTTCAGCTCGGGGGAGAAGTCGAGCGTTCCGAGAAAAGGGAATACGGACCCGCCGTTTTGAACCTGGTTGCGGAAGACCCGCTTTTCTCGGGCGTAGCGGAGACTTCGGGCGTCTGGATGTCTCACGGCGACAGGGTTCTGAGAGTGCCCGAGGGGTTTGCGGCGATAGCCGGTACCGAGAACACCGAGTGCGCGGTGGTAAGAAACACAGGCGGGAGCATCTACGGGGTACAGTTCCACCCGGAAGTCGTGCATACGGAATTCGGAACCCGGATACTTTCCAATTTTCTTTTCCAGGTGGCGGGTCTCGGTGGAGGCTGGACGGCGGGCTCTTTTATAGAGCACTCGATACATGAGATAAGAGAGAGGGTCGGGGATGGCAAAATCATATGCGGGCTCTCGGGAGGAGTGGACTCCTCTGTTGCGGCAGCCCTTATTAACGAAGCTGTGGGCCGCAGGCTCTACTGTATTTTCGTCGACACGGGATGCATGAGGCTCGATGAGGCGGAGGAGGTCTGCGACGCTTTTTCCGGGTTTGAGATGAACTTCATTCATGTTGACGCCTCCGAAAGGTTTCTTTCTCATCTTGAGGGCGTTGAGGACCCCGAGGCGAAAAGAAAAATTATGGGCGAGCAGTTCGTTAGGGTGTTTGAAGAGGAAGCCGAGAAGATATCAGGCGTCCGTTTTCTTGCCCAGGGAACTCTCTATCCCGACGTTATTGAGAGTGTGAGCGTCAAGGGGCCGTCGGCCGTGATAAAGTCCCACCATAACGTTGGGGGACTTCCTGAAAAAATGAACCTTGAGATAGTCGAACCTCTTCGGGAACTTTTCAAGGACGAAGTGAGAAACGTCGGCGAGAAGCTCGGGCTTCCTTCCTCTCTCATAGGCCGCCACCCCTTTCCCGGTCCCGGTCTTGCGATCAGGATAATGGGAGAAGTCACGCGCGAGAGACTTTCAATACTGAGACATGCCGACAGCATTTTTATCGACGAGCTCAGAAAATCGGGTGCCTACGATGATATCTGGCAGGCTTTCTGCGTTTTTATTCCGGTGAAGACAGTTGGAGTGATGGGCGATGAGCGCACCTATGAAAATGTCTGCGCCCTGAGAGCCGTGAGCAGCACGGACGGAATGACCGCCGACTGGTCGAAGATGTCCTATGATCTGCTCGGGAAAATTTCGGTGAGGATCATAAACGAGGTAAAGGGAATAAACCGGGTAGTGTACGATATATCCACTAAGCCTCCCGGCACCATAGAGTGGCAGTGAAGTTCAGCTGACCCTTCTTTTGAATATGGCGAATTCACCCGTAATGGTGGCGAGCTCCCAGCCTTCCTCGCCAAGCGAAACGAGAGAATCTTCAAGATTTCCCCTGGCGTTTTCCCTTCGCGAGTCAACCTCTTCCTTGTAGACGGCTATATCATGGTCCTGGGGCTTTTTAACAAGCAGGTCGGTCGAAACTACCTTGTAATCCCAGCGTTCCATTATCCTTCCTCCTCTCCGGTTTCCTCTTCTTCGTCCAGGACGAGGGACGTCGCCTTTTCACTTACGTCAGGCAGGGATTTTATGTGTTTTTCGTAACCCTTCTGGGTGATTTCCCCTTCCTTTATGTATCTTCTGTAAACCCGCACATCAAAGAATTTTTCATTGTCCTTCATCTTCCGGCCTCCGTGAAAGCAAGATTTTAACCACGGACGAGGTTTTTTCAAAGACAGAAGCTTCCGGTCGTGCCTAATCCCTTTCTTGTGAAAACCAGTTCCATGTTC includes these proteins:
- the guaB gene encoding IMP dehydrogenase, coding for MQDFVFEEALTFDDVILSPGYSEVLPSEVDVSVPLTKRITLNIPVLSAAMDTVTEFRTSIAMAQEGGIGIIHRNLSIPAQAGEVERVKKYESGMIVNPLTVRPGTRVREALEIMIENDISGLPVVKPDNTLHGIITNRDIRFERNMDLKIDKVMTPRKNLVTVKEGTTLLEAKELLHKFKIEKLPVVDDGFKLRGLITMKDIEKIEKFPKASKDAMGRLLVGAAVGVDKHSQERVDELVASGCDVIVVDTAHGHSKRVLDNLTWIRKKYPDIDLVAGNIATSEAAEDLIKAGADCLKVGVGPGSICTTRVIAGIGVPQITAITKVCSVAKEHDIPVIADGGIKYSGDITKALAAGANSVMIGNLLAGSDEAPGEVVLYQGRTYKVYRGMGSIEAMRAGSRDRYAQDDEMMEEAKLVPEGIEGRVPYRGNIGAIIYQLVGGLRAGMGYTGSATVRELQERAKFVKLTNAGLRESHVHDIVITKESPNYRIG
- the guaA gene encoding glutamine-hydrolyzing GMP synthase, which encodes MREKVLVLDFGSQYTQLIARRTRELGVYSEIKPCSTTADEIRKDPPGAVILSGGPSSVWEDGSPRVEEEILSLGIPVLGICYGLQVLVFQLGGEVERSEKREYGPAVLNLVAEDPLFSGVAETSGVWMSHGDRVLRVPEGFAAIAGTENTECAVVRNTGGSIYGVQFHPEVVHTEFGTRILSNFLFQVAGLGGGWTAGSFIEHSIHEIRERVGDGKIICGLSGGVDSSVAAALINEAVGRRLYCIFVDTGCMRLDEAEEVCDAFSGFEMNFIHVDASERFLSHLEGVEDPEAKRKIMGEQFVRVFEEEAEKISGVRFLAQGTLYPDVIESVSVKGPSAVIKSHHNVGGLPEKMNLEIVEPLRELFKDEVRNVGEKLGLPSSLIGRHPFPGPGLAIRIMGEVTRERLSILRHADSIFIDELRKSGAYDDIWQAFCVFIPVKTVGVMGDERTYENVCALRAVSSTDGMTADWSKMSYDLLGKISVRIINEVKGINRVVYDISTKPPGTIEWQ